Proteins encoded by one window of Yamadazyma tenuis chromosome 2, complete sequence:
- a CDS encoding uncharacterized protein (EggNog:ENOG503PV8F): protein MVKPATAAARLQALQPFVSPELYSYLLDIFHIFKSIVTSLETGSNPAPFIDPLGSKCSYEIGKAMVLSTRASYYKLNNSILFDPKSLPESTRKYHHSLSSDIDPWLQLQPSSIFEPLRLDILRGYLLHVIVFNSPRLLYLLVPTLIHWLYEESIVMGSSRLKSMSNKLFYEFWHFDSANYYDNIGDKAVKQLSRIDGDSNDLFWWLNSIGYWDNMISSIGMTSSQIGHNQYEVLILDTLILNNKLMDGGDDSEVYALLRRNSTHLQVNNILITMLTRLIKQSSYNPNQLNETYYGFLRLIQSWLAFGSETPGLFNSLQTGNDAMFKGVISFSRYLHKSLSKSDDLTKLLILLFHYYTNRQPGIQLIGLDAHHRVLLKTLRMIQMEELKKFIPLKYSNYEISSFIYWLLDNKLGKFASAVFYDYYGQFSKYYDDDLRHIHRLIKKA from the coding sequence AGCTACCTTCTCGACATTTtccacatcttcaaaagtatCGTCACGTCGCTAGAAACAGGTAGTAATCCAGCCCCATTTATCGACCCTCTTGGTTCTAAATGCTCGTACGAAATCGGGAAGGCCATGGTGTTGTCGACGCGAGCGTCGTACTACAAGTTGAATAATAGTATTCTTTTCGACCCCAAAAGTCTCCCGGAGTCTACGAGAAAATACCACCATTCTTTGTCGAGCGATATCGACCCATGGCTTCAGTTGCAGCCACTGTCAATTTTCGAACCACTTCGATTAGACATACTTCGGGGCTATCTATTGCACGTGATTGTGTTCAACCTGCCCCGGTTACTTTATTTGCTCGTTCCCACGCTTATCCACTGGCTTTACGAAGAGCTGATTGTCATGGGCAGCTCGCGCTTGAAGTCGATGctgaacaagttgttctACGAGTTTTGGCACTTTGATAGTGCCAATTACTACGACAATATTGGCGATAAAGCGGTCAAGCAGCTCAGCAGAATCGACGGAGACTCCAACGACTTgttttggtggttgaaTCTGATCGGATACTGGGACAATATGATCTCAAGCATTGGGATGACTTCCAGTCAAATTGGGCACAACCAGTACGAGGTATTGATATTGGATACGTTGATCCTCAATAACAAACTCATGGATGGGGGTGATGATAGCGAAGTGTATGCACTTTTAAGGAGAAATAGCACACATTTGCAAGTGAATAACATTCTCATCACAATGCTCACTCGCTTGATAAAACAGTCGAGCTATAATCCGAACCAATTGAACGAAACCTACTATGGGTTTCTACGGTTAATCCAGCTGTGGCTCGCATTTGGAAGCGAGACTCCCGGATTATTCAACTCACTTCAAACTGGTAATGACGCCATGTTTAAAGGTGTGATCTCCTTCTCTCGGTACTTGCACAAACTGCTCAGCAAATCAGACGATCTTACAAAACTTTTAATACTTTTGTTCCATTACTATACGAACCGTCAACCTGGTATTCAGCTCATAGGCCTCGATGCCCACCATCGTGtgcttttgaagacattACGGATGATCCAGATGGAGGAGTTAAAGAAGTTTATCCCTCTAAAGTATAGTAACTATGAGATAAGCAGCTTCATATACTGGCTTTTGGACAATAAACTCGGCAAATTTGCATCTGCAGTGTTTTACGACTACTATGGCCAATTCTCCAAATACTATGACGACGATTTACGACATATTCATCGCTTGATTAAAAAAGCCTAA